Genomic window (Desulfovibrio porci):
CAAGGCCAAAGCTTATCAGGTCAAGCAGGTGCTTGCAGCCATTGCAAGGCTACGGGGAGAATAATATGGACAGCAGACAATATACATATCGTGTGCTCTGGTCAGAGGAAGATCAGGAATTTGTAGCCCTGTGCGCCGAGTTCCCCAGCCTTTCATGGCTTGAGGAAACGCAGGAAGCGGCCCTGCAGGGCATTGTAGCCTTAGTGCGTGACACGCTGGCGGATATGGCAAGCAACGGCGAGAAAATCCCTGTGCCGCTTTCTTTGCAAAATTTTTCCGGCAAGTTTCAGGTGCGTACTACGCCGGAAACGCACAGACGCCTTGCCATGCAGGCGGCGGAAGCCGGGGTAAGCCTGAACAGGCTGATTAACAGCAAGCTCACAGAGCACCACGCCTAACCGCGCTTTATCCTTTTGTCCTGCATGGCCTGTAGCCACGCTTCGGCTATCAGGCAATCCTGAAAAGTGATGGGCAAGGGCGTGCTCACGGCAAAGCGCACAAAATCTTCCAGAGCCGTTCTGTCGGCCACACGCATACTGCCAGTGTCCGGGGCCAGATAGGCCCAGACAAGTTCTTCATTGCCAGTATCAGGGGAGGCATGGCGGCGCATGTGTTCTGAAAGGAGCGGCAAAGGTGACGCTGGGGACAGCAGGAGCCTCTTGATATGCTCCCACGCTTCTAACGTATTCCGCGTCGCCTGATACTGTTCTTTGTTTTCTCGCGCCAGCCGCCACCAGCCCTGCTCAACTTCCGACTTTTTTCTGAACCGGGCGCGGTACGCTGCGGCAGTGGCGGGCATATCGTGCACAGCGGGGCTTGGCTGCTGGGGTTATCTGGATGAACAAGCGTGTAGCGCCAGCATAGACGACAGCGCACAGGTTCATCGGGTGGTAGAGTGAGCGGTGCACCTGAAGTGCTTTCCAACAATTCCCGATAGAATGCCCCCGGATTGGGCCGCATCAGCAGAGTCGCCCAATCACGCTCACGGGGCTGGGTGCCGTACTGATCGTGCCGCTGGGGCAGGCTGTCAATCAACGTCCGAACAAGGTCTATGAAGTAGGCAAAGGCATAATTGTCGTTTGCCTGCGGAAGCACTTTAGCACTGAGGCACAAGGTCAAGTGTTCCCAGGTCAATGCGGCGCTCAGCTTTTGCCGCACGGTTTCAATATCAGCGGACGCAAGCAAGTGCCGTCGCGCAATTTCATCTGCAATCAGTCCCGCTGCCTGCCGGGGCGTGTTGCCCCACGCCGCTTCCCACAGAGGCAACTCATCCGGGTATTCATCCAAGAACTGATGCAGGTATGTAATCATCTGCTCATCAAGTGAATACCGCCGGGGCAGCAGTGCAAAAGCCATTGCCCCGGCTTCCCGACAGGATGTTCCTTCCGCTTGCTGCACCTGCTTCAAAAAGTCGTAGACCGGCGTCCACTCGTTCAATCCGTGAATTCGGGCCACCGTCTTCAAGGGGATGTCTGGCGTAATGCCCGTACCCGTGAAGTGTGCCTGCACATATTGCTGCACGTCCTCTCTGGTGCGGCGAAAAGTTTCTTCCCAAACAGATATGTCGTGCGGGTGAAACTGCACAAACATATTACGCCATGCCTGTTCCTTTTTTGAAAGCTTGGCATTTGAGGCGTAGGCTGTAGGCGAAGGGATGCGAGACATGGCTACTCCTGATGCATAGAGAGCTTTTATATCTCAATTTTTCACATCTGAAAATAACGTGAAATTTCAGCAGAATATGCTTAGGATGTTCTTGGGACAATTTAAACATTTTTTGAACTATTTTAGGCTATTGATTAACACTTTTGGGTTACAAAAAAACTCAGAAAAAAAGCGCAAGATAGGTAAAGGTAATCACCTTTACGTTTTGGCAACTCGCAAAGCTCGATGCCCCTTGCTCTGCGAGGCTGGACGGCTCCCGCCGTGGTTACGCCAGAAATTGAAAATGGATACCCAAAATGAAGAAACGCCTTCCCGCCATGTCGGCGGCAGAAGGCGCTTCTTCGCTCATTTTGCATCTAAGCCGCTACTCTTGCTACGAGGGGTAATTTTTAGCGGCTGAAATAGGTCAGGGTTAAAATCCGTACGTCGGCTCTTTGACCTTCTGATATGGTTCACCAAGAAAGTTCGCCCGCTTGGCGTTACGGCACAGTGCATCGGCCTTTTGTTTCTCGCGTGACAACTTTTCGCACTCAGCCAGCTTGGCTTCCCGTGCATCCTTATTTTCCGGTAGCCGATACCATTCAAGGCTTCCCTCAGTTACGGTTTCAGCTGAGGCGGTTGAAAAGCCAGCGCCCAACGCCATAAGACTGAACGCCAAGACAAGAATTTGGAAAATACGCATGAATAGCCCTCCTGTGGCTTGCACAATACAAAAGAGATAATATATTATTACTTTTTGTGTCAAGCCATGCGGTATTCTTACCGTATGCAGGAAAAAGACTCATTGAACTGGGCAATGGCCTCGGTCATTTATGAAGCCCGTAAAGCCGCAGGTTTGACGCAGGTCGAACTGGCGGATTTTTCCGGCTTGTCCAAACCCTATGTCTCCGGGCTGGAACGGGGGAATATCAATGCCTCGGTCTTTGCCCTTGTGCGGGTGGCGGAAGTGCTGAAAGTTTCGCCAGCAGAGCTTATGGCGCGGGTGGAACGCGAAATAGCAAAAGGACCTGCCAAGCCCCAAAAAGAGACTGGAAGGCCCAAAGGATGAACTGTTTTCGGCTAAACCGCTTCGTCTGAATTGGTTGCCTTTTTATTTCGCTTCGGATAAATTTCACGCCTCAGGACAGAATATTCTTTTTTGTCCCTTACGGAAGGATGGCAGAGTCCGGTTTATTGCGGCAGTCTTGAAAACTGTTGACGTCGTGAGGCGTCCGGGGGTTCGAATCCCTCTCCTTCCGCCAATATACTACCTACCCCGAAGGCACAATGAAGCACTTGGCGACACTAACTATCCCTTCAGTAGGTGAGGCGCTACACATAGAAATCTGTAGTGGTGATAGTTTTATTTTTCTGGGTGCTAATGGGGCTGGTAAAACACGGCTTGGTGTTTTTATAGAAAACACCCTTCCACCGCCAACAAGTGTTCATCGAATTGCAGCTCACCGCTCCCTTGCGCTAAATACAAAAGTCATACCACCAAGCTTAGAGGTTGCGACAAATCGTTTACTCTTTGGGTATGAAGAATACAAGCCTGCCTATAAAAATGGTAGCCGCTGGAATGCCAAACCTGAAACAACTTTACTGAACGATTTTGACTTTCTTTTGGCTGCATTATACGCAGAGAATAACCAACTATCTGTTGATTATAGGCAAGAGAGGGTTAAGCTTAATGATTTCCAGCCTCCTCCTCTTTCAAAACTCGATAAACTAAAAGATATTTGGAGAAGCGTTCTGCCCCATAGAGAGCTTATTGTCTTATCAGGCAATATAAGAGTCACAACTCTAGGTGAAAACAAAGAGGAATATGAAGCATCAGAGTTGAGCGATGGAGAAAGAGTCATTTTTTACTTGATTGGGCAAGCCTTAATGGCACCACCAGATACAGTATTAATTTTTGACGAACCAGAACTGCACATAAATAAAGCTATAATTGATGCATTATGGGACTCGATTGAATCTATACGTAAAGATTGCGCTATAATATACATAACCCACGACATTACCTTTTCAAGTTCTCGTCGTGCAGCTACAAAATATGCTGTCAAGTCGTACCAAAAAAAACCTAGTGATTGTTGGGATATACAGCCGATATCCGATGATGGCAGTATCCCCAATGACATAGTAGCTAAAATTATTGGTAGCCGCCGTTCGATTTTATTTATTGAAGGTGATAGCGGAAGCCTTGACCTGTCTCTATATCGAAAAATATACAACGACTACACCGTAATTCCTGTTGGATCGTGCGAGCAGGTCATTCATACCGTAGCAAGCTTTATCAGTAGGCAGGATCTTCATCATGTTGGCAGCGCGGGAATTATTGATGCTGATGGACGAACGTCTGAGGAAAAAGCAGCACTTGAGAAAGAAGGAGTCTACTGCCTTCCCGTTTCCGAAGTTGAAAATATCTTTTTGCTTCCACGTGTTTTTCTTGCTGTGGCAAAAGAATATAAATTTAATGAAAGTGAGGCTAGTGCAAAACTTTGTTCTCTTAAAACTGTTGTTTTTGAGCATGCAGAAAGACAGCTCGAGCATATTTGTCTGCGCTATGTTAAACGCAGAATTGACTCTAAAATAAAAAAAATTGGCTTAGGAAGTGTTGATATCGCCTCATTAAGTACTGAGTATGTTGAGGCAACTTCAACCATTGTGCCTTTAGAGATTTTTGAAAATATCAAATCAAAGATTAATAAAGCAATCTTCCAGCGTGAATATGAGGAAGTATTATTATACTATGATAATAAAGGGTTATTATCTGAAGTCGCACGATCTTTTGGTCTTAGGCAAAGAGTTTTTGAAGAATTTATTGGTCGCCTTCTACAAATGGATCCGCCATCCGAATTGCTCGCAGCAATAATGAGCTACTTGCCAGCAGTGCGTCCGTATCCACACAGTTGATATGCACGACTTTACTTTTACCGTTTCTTTCCTGCCAACCTCTTAACCAACCTCTCCGCCCTCAAATGCGTATACCTCGCCAGCATTTGCAGCGTCTTATGCCCTGTAATCATTCTGATTTCCATGACATCCAGATCAGTATTCTCAAACAGCCGAGATATGGCTTCATGGCGCAGATCATGAAAGCGTAAATCCTTGATTCCTGCCTTGGCACAGTTTTCGCGCATAACTCCTGTAATGCTGCTGATAGTATAGCTGAATACACGCTGGCCGTGGTGCTCATCCCCATTCTCAGGCTGGGGGATCTCTTTCAGAATTGCCAAAGCCGCAGGAGAAAGGGGAACGGTTCTGGCTTCGCCGTTTTTGGTTTTGGGCAAGAGCAATGTGCAACGCTCCATGTCCACCTGCTGCCACGTCAGAGAGGCTATTTCATCGCGCCGCATGCAGACTCCAGGGCAAGCGCACAATGCGCTGAAACGCCTTTGAGGAGGCATCCAGAAGCCTCTTTTCTTCTCCCGGCATAAGGCGGCGAGTTCGGCCTTGGGGAAGCTTCGGCTTGATGACATTCTTTGTGGGGTTCACCAAGCCTTCCATGCCCCAGTTGGCGCGGGCCACTTCGTAGAGGCGAGAAATAAGGGCTATGTCACGCGCTATGGTGTGGGGAGAACGGCCTTGCGCTTCGCGTTCCTGAATGAGCTTGGCAATATCGCTGCCTCGAATGGCTACCAAAGACTTTTTGGCAAACTGGTATTTCATTATCCCGTGAGCGCGCACAATCTCGTTTTTCGGGTGCGCGAGATTCTTTTCGATGTACTCAGGGATAAACCGCTTAAAGGCATCCTCAAGACTTGTGCGCTCGGCTTCTTTTTGTGAAATGAACGAGCCGCCGTCCATCTCCTTTTCCACTGCCCGCGCCCAACGTTCAGCGTCCGCCTTGATTTCGAAGGTTTTGCACTGCGTAGGATGCCCCTTGCGCCGAACACGAACTTCCCACTGAAAATCGCCCCGCTTACGGATGGTTGCCATTGCCTTGCTCCTTTCTTGACCTCAACTGGAGCAAAATTGGAGCAAAAAGTCAAATCAACGAAAAATACGCCGAATCAGCATTTCAAAAAATCGTGCTAATTCGGCGTATTTACTTGTTATTTTATATAAATCTTTGGGCAGCCTGCTCACGCCCTCAACGGTTTTCAAGACCGCCGCATTAAACCGCTCTGCCACCCTTCCATGTGTCAACGCAAACGCAACCGTCGCCCCATCGGGGACGGCCAGATTGAAACGCAAAGGCGGCGCCTCTCCCTGCCGGAATAAAGGCGCCGCCGAAAAATCCGCAGACAGCGTGCCTTATTTGATGGCGTCTTTCAGGCCCTTGCCGGGCGTGAATTTGGCGACTTTGCTGGCGGGGATGGTGATTTCCTTGCCGGTGCGGGGGTTGCGGCCTTTACGGGCGGCGCGCGCCACAACCTTGAAGCTGCCGAAGCCGGTAAAGGTCACGGATTCGCCGGCGGCGAGAGCTTCGCGCAGAGAGGCCACGACGGCGTCCAAGGCTTCTTCAGCTTTAGCTTTGGTGGGCAGACCGGCCTTGGCGTGGATTTTTTCAACAAGCTCAGCTTTAGTCATGATGTTTCTCCGTACAGGATTTTCGGGTTGCCCCGTTATGTGCCAAGTTAACCGTCCGGTCGCGCACTGCGGGTTTTGAAGGCCGCTCCGCGGAACGCCGGGATGAGTGCGTTCTTGCTCAGCAACAGGCACGGTGCGCGCCCTGGGGATTTCCGCGTTTGGCCGCAGGCTTGGCGCCAGCGACCATCACTTTGATTTCTCTAAGTAATGCCAGGGGGCATGTCAACAGAAAAAGCGCGAAATCGCCCGTCCGCTCTTGTTTTCCCGGCAAATACCTATTTGCGCGAAAGGTTACGACGCGGGCGGCGTCAGATCTGAAAAATATAATAACATATTGTAAATATTATAAATCAACAATTTCAACATCCGAACTTTTCAGCGGGCTGCCCAGAAAGAGGCTGCCTGTGCGGGCAAAACGGTTCCGGTTGTCCGTGGTCATAAAACGGCGGACGCCCGTGGGCCCGTCCGCGCGCAGCAGGCCCAGACGCGCCAGTTCTTCGCCCACGCTTTCG
Coding sequences:
- a CDS encoding type II toxin-antitoxin system HicB family antitoxin yields the protein MDSRQYTYRVLWSEEDQEFVALCAEFPSLSWLEETQEAALQGIVALVRDTLADMASNGEKIPVPLSLQNFSGKFQVRTTPETHRRLAMQAAEAGVSLNRLINSKLTEHHA
- a CDS encoding helix-turn-helix domain-containing protein, translated to MQEKDSLNWAMASVIYEARKAAGLTQVELADFSGLSKPYVSGLERGNINASVFALVRVAEVLKVSPAELMARVEREIAKGPAKPQKETGRPKG
- a CDS encoding DUF4435 domain-containing protein, which produces MKHLATLTIPSVGEALHIEICSGDSFIFLGANGAGKTRLGVFIENTLPPPTSVHRIAAHRSLALNTKVIPPSLEVATNRLLFGYEEYKPAYKNGSRWNAKPETTLLNDFDFLLAALYAENNQLSVDYRQERVKLNDFQPPPLSKLDKLKDIWRSVLPHRELIVLSGNIRVTTLGENKEEYEASELSDGERVIFYLIGQALMAPPDTVLIFDEPELHINKAIIDALWDSIESIRKDCAIIYITHDITFSSSRRAATKYAVKSYQKKPSDCWDIQPISDDGSIPNDIVAKIIGSRRSILFIEGDSGSLDLSLYRKIYNDYTVIPVGSCEQVIHTVASFISRQDLHHVGSAGIIDADGRTSEEKAALEKEGVYCLPVSEVENIFLLPRVFLAVAKEYKFNESEASAKLCSLKTVVFEHAERQLEHICLRYVKRRIDSKIKKIGLGSVDIASLSTEYVEATSTIVPLEIFENIKSKINKAIFQREYEEVLLYYDNKGLLSEVARSFGLRQRVFEEFIGRLLQMDPPSELLAAIMSYLPAVRPYPHS
- a CDS encoding site-specific integrase; protein product: MRRDEIASLTWQQVDMERCTLLLPKTKNGEARTVPLSPAALAILKEIPQPENGDEHHGQRVFSYTISSITGVMRENCAKAGIKDLRFHDLRHEAISRLFENTDLDVMEIRMITGHKTLQMLARYTHLRAERLVKRLAGKKR
- a CDS encoding HU family DNA-binding protein, whose protein sequence is MMTKAELVEKIHAKAGLPTKAKAEEALDAVVASLREALAAGESVTFTGFGSFKVVARAARKGRNPRTGKEITIPASKVAKFTPGKGLKDAIK